The Athalia rosae chromosome 7, iyAthRosa1.1, whole genome shotgun sequence genome window below encodes:
- the LOC105691121 gene encoding formin-like protein 2 — MFYRRQDYFYRLTKSFPLLRYIDLYDPQSFIRENVLDNLVVCMLVYCLFYIGIWYADRVIKRIVKINEQMCSAVADNKAKLEDLITLKKKRVEYEEVVIKTKGIQRQTEKYLVNELDKLGIALTTTEKKIGELEKVFKNCKSGSLVVPPANSAPDGGELFIEGGEMRTEEKPEDVKILEPSFPPPLPPEPPPRKYGTFAARPPGHRVTPRSPLPPPPAPPKIGFKLSSVG, encoded by the exons ATGTTCTACAGAAGACAAGACTATTTTTACAGACTGACGAAATCTTTCCCGTTGCTCAGATACATTGATCTCTACGATCCCCAG TCATTCATTCGCGAAAATGTTTTGGACAATCTGGTCGTCTGCATGCTCGTTTATTGCCTGTTTTATATCGGGATCTGGTACGCGGACAGg GTTATCAAACGGATCGTAAAAATCAACGAACAAATGTGTTCCGCCGTGGCGGACAATAAAGCT AAACTAGAGGACTTGATTACACTCAAGAAAAAACGTGTCGAGTACGAGGAAGTCGTTATAAAAACT AAAGGAATCCAACGTCAgacggaaaaatatttagtGAACGAA TTGGATAAATTAGGGATAGCGTTGACGActaccgagaaaaaaatcggcgagCTTGAGAAGGTATTCAAAAAT TGCAAATCCGGTTCACTCGTCGTCCCCCCAGCTAATTCCGCCCCCGACGGAggcgaattatttatcgaaggTGGTGAAATGCGGACGGAAGAAAAGCCGGAAGACGTTAAG ATCCTGGAGCCTTCGTTCCCACCGCCGTTGCCGCCGGAACCTCCGCCACGGAAGTACGGAACCTTCGCCGCCAGGCCACCCGGACATCGAGTCACACCGAGATCTCCACTTCCgcctccccccgcccctccaAAAATCGGATTCAAGTTATCAAGCGTCGGCTGA